Proteins encoded within one genomic window of Thunnus albacares chromosome 13, fThuAlb1.1, whole genome shotgun sequence:
- the LOC122995464 gene encoding histone acetyltransferase KAT5 isoform X2 → MTKMADSASSVEIVEGCRLPVLRKNQEHEDEWPLAEILSVKEVSSRKLFYVHYIDFNKRLDEWVTADRLDMKKLQFPKKEAKTPTKNGLPGSRPSSPEREVRKSLDLNVQSATAPSRGKTLPTPKRKVEPVPLATQVPPATPVPSLPSSAEASQASVFPAVRETNNTFKSREDHEQLSSLTTNGTARRLVPSQPGRKRKANCGATDEMIKVLQYNKPQSASVFLPPPEDSQDSSDGIPSAPRMTGSLVSDRSHDDIVTRMKNIECIELGRHRLKPWYFSPYPQELTTLPILYLCEFCLKYLKSLKCLQRHLTKCNLRHPPGNEIYRKGTISFFEIDGRKNKTYSQNLCLLAKCFLDHKTLYYDTDPFLFYVMTEYDSKGFHIVGYFSKEKESTEDYNVACILTLPPYQRRGYGKLLIEFSYELSKVEGKTGTPEKPLSDLGLLSYRSYWSQTILEILMDLKPDNGERPQITINEISEITSVKKEDVISTLQYLNLINYYKGQYILTLSEDIVDGHERAMQKRHLRIDPKCLHFTPKDWSKRGKW, encoded by the exons ATGACGAAAATGGCGGACAGCGCATCATCG GTCGAAATCGTGGAGGGCTGTCGCCTCCCGGTTCTTCGTAAAAATCAAGAACACGAGGACGAATGGC CTTTGGCAGAAATTCTAAGTGTGAAGGAAGTGTCTTCGAGAAAGCTCTTCTATGTTCACTATATTGACT TCAACAAGCGTCTGGATGAGTGGGTCACAGCGGACAGGCTGGACATGAAAAAGCTCCAGTTTCCTAAGAAAGAAGCTAAAACACCCACCAAGAATGGTCTTCCGGGCTCCCGTCCCAGTTCTCCAGAGAGAGAAGTG AGGAAGAGTCTAGATCTCAACGTACAATCTGCCACAGCTCCCTCCAGAGGCAAAACCCTCCCCACACCG AAGAGGAAAGTAGAGCCCGTTCCCTTGGCGACTCAGGTACCCCCGGCCACCCCCGTGCCCTCCCTGCCAAGTTCAGCTGAAGCCTCTCAGGCATCTGTTTTCCCTGCTGTCAGAGAGACCAACAACACCTTCAAGTCCCGCGAAGACCATGAGCAGCTCTCCTCCCTcacaaca AACGGCACTGCCCGACGACTCGTCCCCTCCCAGCccgggaggaagaggaaagctAATTGTGGGGCCACAGATGAG ATGATAAAGGTTTTGCAGTATAACAAGCCTCAAAGTGCCAGTGTCTTTCTACCACCACCAGAG GATTCCCAGGACAGTTCGGATGGCATCCCGTCTGCACCCCGCATGACGGGCAGTCTGGTGTCCGACCGCAGCCATGACGACATCGTCACCCGAATGAAAAACATAGAGTGTATAGAGCTAGGACGTCACAGATTGAAGCCCTGGTACTTCTCACCGTACCCACAGGAACTCACCACACTGCCCATTCTCTACCTCTGCGAATTCTGCCTCAAGTACCTCAAAAGTCTCAAGTGTCTGCAGAGGCATTTG ACAAAATGTAATCTGAGACATCCTCCAGGCAACGAGATCTACCGCAAAGGAACCATCTCATTCTTTGAGATTGACggcaggaaaaacaaa ACTTATTCCCAGAACCTGTGTTTACTTGCTAAGTGTTTCCTGGACCACAAAACCTTGTATTACGACACAGACCCTTTCCTCTTCTATGTGATGACGGAGTACGACTCTAAAGGCTTCCACATAGTGGGCTACTTCTCCAAG GAAAAAGAGTCGACTGAAGATTATAACGTAGCCTGCATCCTGACTTTGCCTCCGTACCAGCGGAGAGGATATGGCAAACTGCTCATTGAGTTCA GTTACGAGCTGTCCAAAGTCGAAGGGAAGACAGGCACACCTGAGAAGCCGCTTTCTGACCTCGGTCTTTTGTCCTATCGCTCCTACTGGTCCCAGACCATCTTGGAAATTCTTATGGACCTTAAACCCGACAATGGAGAGAGACCGCAGATCACCATCAA TGAGATCAGTGAGATCACAAGTGTAAAGAAAGAAGACGTCATTTCGACACTTCAGTACCTCAACCTAATCAACTATTACAAG GGTCAATACATCTTGACTCTTTCAGAGGACATTGTGGA
- the LOC122995464 gene encoding histone acetyltransferase KAT5 isoform X1 encodes MTKMADSASSVEIVEGCRLPVLRKNQEHEDEWPLAEILSVKEVSSRKLFYVHYIDFNKRLDEWVTADRLDMKKLQFPKKEAKTPTKNGLPGSRPSSPEREVRKSLDLNVQSATAPSRGKTLPTPLSGHAELHGNPDINNQDTKKEDDPVVQITSKCLTGVCSGLVKPHFLFKSLKKRKVEPVPLATQVPPATPVPSLPSSAEASQASVFPAVRETNNTFKSREDHEQLSSLTTNGTARRLVPSQPGRKRKANCGATDEMIKVLQYNKPQSASVFLPPPEDSQDSSDGIPSAPRMTGSLVSDRSHDDIVTRMKNIECIELGRHRLKPWYFSPYPQELTTLPILYLCEFCLKYLKSLKCLQRHLTKCNLRHPPGNEIYRKGTISFFEIDGRKNKTYSQNLCLLAKCFLDHKTLYYDTDPFLFYVMTEYDSKGFHIVGYFSKEKESTEDYNVACILTLPPYQRRGYGKLLIEFSYELSKVEGKTGTPEKPLSDLGLLSYRSYWSQTILEILMDLKPDNGERPQITINEISEITSVKKEDVISTLQYLNLINYYKGQYILTLSEDIVDGHERAMQKRHLRIDPKCLHFTPKDWSKRGKW; translated from the exons ATGACGAAAATGGCGGACAGCGCATCATCG GTCGAAATCGTGGAGGGCTGTCGCCTCCCGGTTCTTCGTAAAAATCAAGAACACGAGGACGAATGGC CTTTGGCAGAAATTCTAAGTGTGAAGGAAGTGTCTTCGAGAAAGCTCTTCTATGTTCACTATATTGACT TCAACAAGCGTCTGGATGAGTGGGTCACAGCGGACAGGCTGGACATGAAAAAGCTCCAGTTTCCTAAGAAAGAAGCTAAAACACCCACCAAGAATGGTCTTCCGGGCTCCCGTCCCAGTTCTCCAGAGAGAGAAGTG AGGAAGAGTCTAGATCTCAACGTACAATCTGCCACAGCTCCCTCCAGAGGCAAAACCCTCCCCACACCG cTATCAGGTCATGCTGAACTGCATGGAAATCCAGATATAAACAACCAAGATACAAAAAAGGAAGACGATCCAGTCGTGCAGATCACATCCAAATGTTTGACAGGTGTATGCTCTGGTCTTGTAAAGCCACATTTCCTCTTCAAATCTCTCAAG AAGAGGAAAGTAGAGCCCGTTCCCTTGGCGACTCAGGTACCCCCGGCCACCCCCGTGCCCTCCCTGCCAAGTTCAGCTGAAGCCTCTCAGGCATCTGTTTTCCCTGCTGTCAGAGAGACCAACAACACCTTCAAGTCCCGCGAAGACCATGAGCAGCTCTCCTCCCTcacaaca AACGGCACTGCCCGACGACTCGTCCCCTCCCAGCccgggaggaagaggaaagctAATTGTGGGGCCACAGATGAG ATGATAAAGGTTTTGCAGTATAACAAGCCTCAAAGTGCCAGTGTCTTTCTACCACCACCAGAG GATTCCCAGGACAGTTCGGATGGCATCCCGTCTGCACCCCGCATGACGGGCAGTCTGGTGTCCGACCGCAGCCATGACGACATCGTCACCCGAATGAAAAACATAGAGTGTATAGAGCTAGGACGTCACAGATTGAAGCCCTGGTACTTCTCACCGTACCCACAGGAACTCACCACACTGCCCATTCTCTACCTCTGCGAATTCTGCCTCAAGTACCTCAAAAGTCTCAAGTGTCTGCAGAGGCATTTG ACAAAATGTAATCTGAGACATCCTCCAGGCAACGAGATCTACCGCAAAGGAACCATCTCATTCTTTGAGATTGACggcaggaaaaacaaa ACTTATTCCCAGAACCTGTGTTTACTTGCTAAGTGTTTCCTGGACCACAAAACCTTGTATTACGACACAGACCCTTTCCTCTTCTATGTGATGACGGAGTACGACTCTAAAGGCTTCCACATAGTGGGCTACTTCTCCAAG GAAAAAGAGTCGACTGAAGATTATAACGTAGCCTGCATCCTGACTTTGCCTCCGTACCAGCGGAGAGGATATGGCAAACTGCTCATTGAGTTCA GTTACGAGCTGTCCAAAGTCGAAGGGAAGACAGGCACACCTGAGAAGCCGCTTTCTGACCTCGGTCTTTTGTCCTATCGCTCCTACTGGTCCCAGACCATCTTGGAAATTCTTATGGACCTTAAACCCGACAATGGAGAGAGACCGCAGATCACCATCAA TGAGATCAGTGAGATCACAAGTGTAAAGAAAGAAGACGTCATTTCGACACTTCAGTACCTCAACCTAATCAACTATTACAAG GGTCAATACATCTTGACTCTTTCAGAGGACATTGTGGA